The Kineococcus radiotolerans SRS30216 = ATCC BAA-149 genomic interval GGCGCACGGGCCGGGAAACGGCTGGTGCGGTGGCGGCCGGGACTGCGACGGTGGCGGGGTGCACGGGTCCGGGGGGAACCGACGGCGCTGGGCCGACCTGCCCGCGCCCGTCCACGACGCCGTCACGGAGGTCCTCGGCTCCCCGGCGGTGCGCGCGGTCTCGCAGTCGGGGGGTTTCTCCCCCGGAGCGGCCGAGCGGGTCGTCGCCGCCGACGGGACGCGGGCCTTCGTCAAGGCGGTGAGCGCCGCGCAGAACCCCGAGTCCCCCCGGCTGCAGGAGCGCGAGGCGCGGATCACCGCGGCGCTGCCGGCGGGAGTCCCCGCGCCGGGGTTCCGCGGGGCGCGGTGGGTGGGGGACTGGCACGTCCTGGTCCTGGACGGGTGCCGGGGCACCAGCCGGGCCTGCCCTGGCGGGCCGGCGACCTCGGTCCCGTGGTGGCGGCGCTGGACCGGCTGGTGGCGGTGGGGACGCCCTGCCCCGTCCCGGACCTGCCGACGGCGCGGGAAGCCCTCGCCGGGGAACTGCCGGAGCCCGCGCTGGACCTCCTCGACGGCGACAGCCTCGTCCACCTGGACCTGCGGGCGGACAACCTCCTGCTGACCCCCGCCGGGGCGGTCCTGGTCGACTGGCCGCACGCCTGCCGCGGACCCGCCTGGCTGGACCTGCTGACGCTGCTGGCCGAGGTCGACCGGCTGGGGGAGGAGGGTCTCGCCGAGCGCGTGCTCACCACCTCCGCGCTGACCCGCGACGTGGAGGCGGACGTGCTGACGACGGTGCTCGACGGGTTCCGCGCGTTCTTCCTCCACCGGGCCGCGCAGCCCGTCCCGCCGGGGTTGCCGACGCTGCGGGAGTTCCAGCGCGTCCAGGGCGAGGCGCTGGCGCGCTGGGTGGCCCGGCGGCGGGCACCCGCGCGCTGAGGACGCGGCCGGGGGTCAGCCGCGGCCGGCGCGTTCGACGATCTCGGTGGCGATGTCGCGCAGCTTGCGGTTGGTGTGCTGGGACTGCTTCGCCAGGTGCGCGAACGCCTCCTCCGGGCTGCAGCGCAAGCTCGCCACCAGCACCCCCTTGGCCTGCTCGATCACCGCCCGGGACTGCATCGCGACCTGCAGGTTGCCGTTGAGCGCCATCGAGGAGGCGTAGAGGGAGTGGTTCGCCAACGCGACCGCGGCGTAGGCGGCGAAGGCCTGCAACGTCTTCTCCGCGTCCTCGTCCAGGACGCCCTCGTCAAAGCGGTAGACGTTGATCCCACCCAGGATCCGCTGGGGCATCGGCATGCCCACGGAGAGGCTGCTGCGCACGCCCTGACGCGCAGCGACCGCGGCGAAGTCGGGGTAGACCTCCTCCGCGCCGGTGTCGTCCACGCGGATGACCTGCCCGCTCTGCGCGGCGTCGATGCAGGGGCCGAAGCCGCCCTCGTACTGCCGTTCGTCCAGCGCGGCGGCGAGGCTGCCGGTGAAGGCCGCGGAGCGGGCGCGGTCGCCTTCCAGCAACGTCACCGACACCTCCTCCGCCCCCGGCACGCACTCCTGGGCGAGCTGGGCCACCCGGGCCAGGACCTGGCTGAGGGGGGTCTCGCCCACGACGAGCGTGCTCAGCTCGGCGAACGCGTCCTGGGGGTCCATCAGCTCCCCCGCCGGCGGTGGGGTCGCCACAGCCGGTTCGACCGGTTCGGGCGGGGACGCGGGGGTCGGGGACGCGGGATCTGGGGACACGGGATCTGGGGACACTGGAGCTCCTCCACACGGGGCGCGGAGCTCGACGCCCCGCAACGGTTCCCGCCGCTGCAGAAGCGGTGACGGAACCTGCGAGAGCTGTGGGTCCAACCCGGGCCGCGACGCTCTCCCCCCTGGCCGGGGGGACGGAGCGCGGCAGTGGCGCAGTGGTCCCAGCCTACGCGTGTTCGGCGGTTCCGGGGGTCCGGAAGGAGCGGCGGTTCTCCAGGACGGGCAGCGCGGCCCGGGCGCGGGCCACCCGCTCCAGGTCCAGGTCGACGACGAGGTGCCCGCGCTCGGCGCCCAGGGCGGCGACGACGTCGCCGAGGGGGCCGACGACCCGGCTGTGCCCGACGCCCAGCGGGGCGGTCGACCCGCCGGCGAGCTCGCCCGGGTCGGCCTGGCCGCAGGCCACGACGAACGAGGTGCAGTCCAGGGCCCGCGCCCGCGCCAGCAGCTCCCACTGCTCGACCTTGCCCGGTCCCGCCCCCCAGGAGGCGGCCACCACGACGACCTGCGCCCCCCGGTCGGCGAGGGCGGTGAACAGGTCGGGGAACCGCAGGTCGTAGCAGGTCGCGAACCCCACCCCGACGCCGTCGACGTCGACGACCACCGGGTCCGTCCCGGGTTCGACGCTCTCGGACTCGACGAAGTCGAACGCGTCGTAGAGGTGGATCTTGTCGTAGTCGGCGTGCACCCCGGCGCCGCGCACCAGCAGGGTGTTGCGCACCCGGTCCCCGCCGCCGGGGGAGAACGCCCCGGCGACGACGGTGATCCCCGCCGCGTCGGCCAGCGCCGCCAGCTCCCCGGCCCAGGGCCCGTCGACGGGTTCGGCGACCGGGCCCAGCGGCACCCCGAAGCGGCACATCGTGGCCTCGGGCAGGACGAGGAGGCGGGCCCCCCGCCCGGCGGCGCGGGCGACCTCCTCCGCAACGAGGTCGAGGTTGGCGGCGGGGTCGTCGGTGCTGTTGATCTGGGCCAGGGCGATGCGCACGGGGGCTCCTCGGTCGTGCTCGGCGGGTGGTCCGGTGGTGTACACATGTCGTGTGCCAGGACGGTCGACAGGTCGGGAACGGGCTTACCAGTACCTCCGCGACGAGGTGCTCGTGGACCCCTCCGTCCAGGGCACCTTCCTCAACGAGCTGGATCTCGCGACGCGGGTCGGCGTCTCCCGGACCCCGGTGCGCGAGGCGCTGCTGCTGCTGGTCTCGGAGGGCCTGGTGGAACTGGTGCCCCAGCGGGGAGCCTACGTCCCGGTGCTCACCGGGCGGCAGGTCAGCGAGCTCATGGACCTGCGCGGCGCGTTGGAGCGGCACGCCGCCACCCGGACGGTGGCGGCGGGGACCGTCCCGTTCGCGGCCCTGGAGGAGGCGCTGGACCAGCAGCGCCTCCTCCTGGGCGGCGGGGGCGGAACGGATGCCGCCCGCCGGTTCATCGAGTGGGACCGGGTGTTCCACTCGGTTCTCGTCGACGCCGTCGGCAACGGGTTGCTGTCCTCCACCTACGCGAACCTGCGGGTGCGGCAGGTGCGCATCGGCGTTCAGGCCCTGTACTCCGCCGCCGGCCGTCAGGAGACGGTGTGCGAGGAGCACCGGCGCATCGTCGACGCGCTGGCCGCCGGGGACGTGGCCGAGGCGCACGCGGCGATCGACGAGCACCTGCAGGTCACGCTGCGCGTCCTGCTGGCCGCTTAGCCGCGTTCTCCGCCAGCAGCGCGTCGTCCTCGGCGGGGTCGGGGTCGCGCCCGAGGGCGAGCCCGACGAGCGTCACGACCGCGGCCACGGCGATGTAGACGGCGATGGCGGTCCCGCTCCCGGTCGCGTCGAGCAGGGCGGTGAACGCCAGCGGCGCGAGCGCCCCGCCGAAGATCCCGGCGATCGTGTAGGCCAGCGAGGAGCCCGTGTAGCGCAGCCGGGGCGAGAACTGCTCGGTCACGAACGCGGCCTGGGGCCCGTACATGCAGGCGTGGATGGCCAGGCCGACGACGACGCCGACCGTCAGCGCCACGTGGGAACCGCCGTCGACGAGGGCGAAGAACGCGAACGGCCACACGATCGCGCACACCGCGCCGATCGCGTACAGCAGGCGCCGGTTGACCCGGTCGGACACCGCGCCGGCCAGCGGCATGAGGAACAGCTGGCAGGCGGACCCGACGAGGACGGCGGCCAGGACCTGACCGCGGGAGAACCCGACGACGGTGGTGCCGTAGGTCAGGACGAACACCGTGAACATGGCGTAGAGGACGTCCGGGCCGACGCGGGAGCAGATGGCGGCGACCAGCCCGCGCGGGGACGTCCGGAACACCTCGCGCACCGGGGCCGAGGGGGCGTCGCCGCGTTCGGCGATGGCCTGGAACACGGGGGTGTCCTCCAGCTTGAGCCGGATCCACAACCCGAAGGCGACGAGCAGTGCGGAGAGCAGGAACGCGATGCGCCAGCCGCCGCCCTCGAACGTCTCCTCGCTCATCGTCACGGTGAGCAGGCCCAGGACGCCGTTGGCGAGCAGGTTGCCCGCCGGCGGCCCGACCTGGGCGGCGGAGGAGTAGAACCCGCGGCGGCGGGGGTCACCGAACTCGGCGGAGAGCAGGACGGCCCCGCCCCACTCGCCCCCGACCCCGACGCCCTGGGCGAAGCGCATGAGCACCAGCAGGACCGGGGCGGCGACGCCGATGGTGGCGTAGGTGGGCAGCAGGCCGATGACGAAGGTCGCGATCCCGATGAGCAGCAGCGTCGCGACGAGGACCTTCTTCCGTCCGATCACGTCGCCCAGCCGCCCGAACAGGATCCCGCCCAGCGGGCGGGCGACGTAGCCGACGGCGTAGGTCGAGAACGCCAGCAGCGTCCCGGTCAGCGGGTCGGAGGAGGGGAAGAAGAGCTGCGGGAGGACGAGGGCCGAGGCGCTGGAGTAGACGGCGAAGTCGTACCACTCCAGCGAGGTCCCGGTGAGGCTGGCGGCGTAGGCCTTGCGGACCGAGGCGCGGGACACGCCCGTCGCCGGTGCTGCGGCGTCCATGGTGTTCCTCTCGTGCGTCGTGCGGGACCGGACGGGATGTCCCGACGGTAGTGCATGCGAGGTGTATGCAACAGGTGTTAGCGTCGACACCTCCGACGAAGCGACAGGAGCACCCGTGTCCGTCCCCACCACCGTCCCCCGCGCCGCCGTCCCCGCCCACCTCGGCCACCTCGACCTCGAACTGCCCGACGGCGAGGTCCGCTCCGTCACCGTCGCGCGCCTGCTCAACGCCGGGTACGCCGGACGGGACCAGGCCGAGGTCGCCCGGCACATCGCCGAGCTCGCCGAGCTGGGGGTACCGGCCCCCGCGACGACGCCCGCCCTCTACCCCGTGTCCCCCTACCTCGCCGCGCAGGCCGACGTCGTCCCCGTGCAGCACGAGCGCACCTCCGGCGAGGCCGAGTGGGCGCTGGTCGTGTCCGGGCCCGACCCCGAGGACGTGCTGCTGACCGTCGCCTGCGACCACACCGACCGCGCCCTGGAGGTTCACGGGGTCGCGTGGAGCAAGAACGCGAGCCTCGACGTCCTCGGGCGACGGGCCTGGCGGCTCGTCGACGTCGAGGACCACCTGGACCAGCTGCGCCTGCGGGCCTGGGTCCACGCCGGCGACGGCCCCGGGACCCTCGTCCAGGACGCCCCCCTCGCCGCGCTGCTGCCCCCCTCGTACTGGCTGGACGCGCTGCGCGCGCGCGGTCTCGCGACCCCGGGGACGGTGCTGCTCAGCGGGACGGTCGCCATGGTCCCGGGGGTGGACCAGTTCGCCCGCCGCTGGAGCG includes:
- a CDS encoding carbon-nitrogen hydrolase family protein, producing MRIALAQINSTDDPAANLDLVAEEVARAAGRGARLLVLPEATMCRFGVPLGPVAEPVDGPWAGELAALADAAGITVVAGAFSPGGGDRVRNTLLVRGAGVHADYDKIHLYDAFDFVESESVEPGTDPVVVDVDGVGVGFATCYDLRFPDLFTALADRGAQVVVVAASWGAGPGKVEQWELLARARALDCTSFVVACGQADPGELAGGSTAPLGVGHSRVVGPLGDVVAALGAERGHLVVDLDLERVARARAALPVLENRRSFRTPGTAEHA
- a CDS encoding DUF2848 domain-containing protein, with protein sequence MSVPTTVPRAAVPAHLGHLDLELPDGEVRSVTVARLLNAGYAGRDQAEVARHIAELAELGVPAPATTPALYPVSPYLAAQADVVPVQHERTSGEAEWALVVSGPDPEDVLLTVACDHTDRALEVHGVAWSKNASLDVLGRRAWRLVDVEDHLDQLRLRAWVHAGDGPGTLVQDAPLAALLPPSYWLDALRARGLATPGTVLLSGTVAMVPGVDQFARRWSVRLEDPVRGDALELGYRVDVLPAAVG
- a CDS encoding MFS transporter, with the translated sequence MDAAAPATGVSRASVRKAYAASLTGTSLEWYDFAVYSSASALVLPQLFFPSSDPLTGTLLAFSTYAVGYVARPLGGILFGRLGDVIGRKKVLVATLLLIGIATFVIGLLPTYATIGVAAPVLLVLMRFAQGVGVGGEWGGAVLLSAEFGDPRRRGFYSSAAQVGPPAGNLLANGVLGLLTVTMSEETFEGGGWRIAFLLSALLVAFGLWIRLKLEDTPVFQAIAERGDAPSAPVREVFRTSPRGLVAAICSRVGPDVLYAMFTVFVLTYGTTVVGFSRGQVLAAVLVGSACQLFLMPLAGAVSDRVNRRLLYAIGAVCAIVWPFAFFALVDGGSHVALTVGVVVGLAIHACMYGPQAAFVTEQFSPRLRYTGSSLAYTIAGIFGGALAPLAFTALLDATGSGTAIAVYIAVAAVVTLVGLALGRDPDPAEDDALLAENAAKRPAGRAA
- a CDS encoding phosphotransferase produces the protein MPGHQPGLPWRAGDLGPVVAALDRLVAVGTPCPVPDLPTAREALAGELPEPALDLLDGDSLVHLDLRADNLLLTPAGAVLVDWPHACRGPAWLDLLTLLAEVDRLGEEGLAERVLTTSALTRDVEADVLTTVLDGFRAFFLHRAAQPVPPGLPTLREFQRVQGEALARWVARRRAPAR
- a CDS encoding ANTAR domain-containing protein; protein product: MATPPPAGELMDPQDAFAELSTLVVGETPLSQVLARVAQLAQECVPGAEEVSVTLLEGDRARSAAFTGSLAAALDERQYEGGFGPCIDAAQSGQVIRVDDTGAEEVYPDFAAVAARQGVRSSLSVGMPMPQRILGGINVYRFDEGVLDEDAEKTLQAFAAYAAVALANHSLYASSMALNGNLQVAMQSRAVIEQAKGVLVASLRCSPEEAFAHLAKQSQHTNRKLRDIATEIVERAGRG
- a CDS encoding GntR family transcriptional regulator, with protein sequence MYTCRVPGRSTGRERAYQYLRDEVLVDPSVQGTFLNELDLATRVGVSRTPVREALLLLVSEGLVELVPQRGAYVPVLTGRQVSELMDLRGALERHAATRTVAAGTVPFAALEEALDQQRLLLGGGGGTDAARRFIEWDRVFHSVLVDAVGNGLLSSTYANLRVRQVRIGVQALYSAAGRQETVCEEHRRIVDALAAGDVAEAHAAIDEHLQVTLRVLLAA